ATCCCGCAGCTCGGCAGCCACGGGCGGCACCAGAGGACCGATGCCCTTGGCGTACTGGGTGGTGGGCACGATGGGTATCTCCAGGGCCTTGGCCGCCCGGATGAGCAGGACCGCGTTCTTCGCCACCCGCTCCTGTTCATGGATCACCGCCATCAGCCGTTCCTGGATGTCCACCACCAGAAAGGCACAACGGGCCGGGGTCAGGAATTCGAGGTCCACACCTTGGCTCCTTGCCGGAAGGGAGATCGGGCCGGCTGCGGCCGGCCGCCACGTCCTTCTTAGCGTATTCCGCGCCGAATGCAAATAGGGTATATTGGCCGCCACGCCTGACCGCTTCACCTCTCCCAGGAGCCCCATGGCCGATCTTCCTCCCCGCATTGCCGAGATCCTCACCGAGGCGCCCCTGGGCAGCGTGGTCACGGCCCGCGGCTGGGTGCGGACCCGCCGGGATTCCAAGGCCGGCCTGTCCTTCATCGAGCTGACGGATGGCTCCGCGGTGCGGGCCCTGCAGGTCGTGGCACCGGCCAGTCTGCCCAACTACCGTCAGGAGGTGAGCCGGCTGGGCGCCGGCTGCTCCCTGGAGGTGGAGGGCGCGCTTACCGCGTCCCCAGGGCAGGGCCAGGACCGGGAGCTGGTCGCCAGCTCGATCCGGGTGCTGGGCTGGACGGACCCGGCCCGGTATCCCTTGCAGAAAAAGCGCCACTCCCTGGAATTCTTGCGCTCGGTCGCCCATCTCCGGGGCCGCAGCAACAGCCTGGCGGCAGTAGCCCGCGTCCGCAGCCGGCTGGCGGCACTGGTGCACCGCTTCTTCCAGGAGCGGGGCTTCTTCCTCCTCCACACCCCCATCATCAGCACCAGCGACTGCGAGGGCGCCGGCGAGCTTTTTCAGGTCACCACCCTGGATCTGGCTGGCCACCCCCGGCCGGACGGCCAGGTGGATTACAGCCAGGACTTCTTCGGCCGCCGCGCCTTTCTCACGGTCAGTGGGCAGCTGGAGGCAGAGGCATACTGCCTGGCCCTGTCCCGGGTCTACACCTTCGGCCCCACCTTCCGGGCCGAAAATTCCCACACCAGCCGGCACCTGGCGGAATTCTGGATGGTGGAGCCGGAGATGGCCTTCTGCGACCTGGCAGCGGACATCGACCTGGCCGAGGCCTTCCTGGCGGAGCTGTTCCGCGGGGCGCTTGCCGCCTGTGCCGAGGAGTTGGAGCTTTTCGAGCGCTTCCTGGCCCCGGGCCTTACGGAGCGCCTGAACAGCTTTCTCGCCCGGCCGCTCACCCGCCTGTCCTACACCGAGGCGGTGGATCTTCTGGCCACTTCAGGCCAGACGTTCCAGTTTCCGGCAGCCTGGGGGGCGGACCTCAAGGCCGAGCACGAGCGCTTCCTCACCGAGGAGATCGTGCACGGCCCGGTGGCGGTGACCGATTATCCGGCCGCCATCAAGCCCTTCTACATGCGGCTCAACGACGACGGCCGCACGGTGGCGGCGGTGGACATCCTTCTGCCGGGCATCGGCGAGATCATTGGCGGCAGCCAGCGGGAGGAGCGCCTGCCGGTCCTGGAGGCCAGGCTGGCCGCCCAGGGCCTGCCCCGGCCGGAGTACGAATGGTACCTGGATCTGCGGCGCTTCGGCTCGGTGCCCCACGCCGGCTTCGGTCTCGGCTTCGAGCGGCTTGTCCAGGTGGTGACCGGCATGACCAACATCCGCGACGTCATCCCCTTCCCCCGGGTTCCGGGCACAGCCGGCTTCTGATGGCCCTTCCCCCGCATCTCGCCGGCCGGCTGGCCAGCCTGTACGCCGAGATGGAGGCCGCCTACGACCGGGTCGCCGGGGCCACGGCCTTCTCCTGCACCGGCTGTCCGGACAACTGCTGCGACTCCTACTTCCAGCACCACACCTACCTGGAATGGGCCTACGCCTGGCAGGGGCTGGCGGCCCAGCCCCCGGAGCGGCGGCAGGCCATCCTGGCCCGGGCCCGGGAGATCGCAGACGCCACCCCGATCATCCTCGCCCGGGGCGAGCGCCCCCAGCTCATGTGCCCGGCCAACGAGGCCGGCCTGTGCACCCTCTATGCCCACCGGCTGATGATCTGCCGCCTGCATGGCGTGCCCTCGGTCCTCACCCGGCCGGACGGCAGTCGTCTGGCCTTTCCCGGCTGCTTCCGCTTCCAGGAGCAGGGTGCAGCCGG
The DNA window shown above is from Thermodesulfobacteriota bacterium and carries:
- the asnS gene encoding asparagine--tRNA ligase is translated as MADLPPRIAEILTEAPLGSVVTARGWVRTRRDSKAGLSFIELTDGSAVRALQVVAPASLPNYRQEVSRLGAGCSLEVEGALTASPGQGQDRELVASSIRVLGWTDPARYPLQKKRHSLEFLRSVAHLRGRSNSLAAVARVRSRLAALVHRFFQERGFFLLHTPIISTSDCEGAGELFQVTTLDLAGHPRPDGQVDYSQDFFGRRAFLTVSGQLEAEAYCLALSRVYTFGPTFRAENSHTSRHLAEFWMVEPEMAFCDLAADIDLAEAFLAELFRGALAACAEELELFERFLAPGLTERLNSFLARPLTRLSYTEAVDLLATSGQTFQFPAAWGADLKAEHERFLTEEIVHGPVAVTDYPAAIKPFYMRLNDDGRTVAAVDILLPGIGEIIGGSQREERLPVLEARLAAQGLPRPEYEWYLDLRRFGSVPHAGFGLGFERLVQVVTGMTNIRDVIPFPRVPGTAGF